From one Lolium rigidum isolate FL_2022 chromosome 4, APGP_CSIRO_Lrig_0.1, whole genome shotgun sequence genomic stretch:
- the LOC124705495 gene encoding protein NRT1/ PTR FAMILY 5.2-like yields the protein MQPASTSCSALHTHLSLTSSHTHTHTASSAARRGPASMAGKLEAGGGDGEYTQDGTTDLHGNPILRSERGGWRACSFVVVYEVFERMAYYGISSNLVLYLTKQLHQGTVLSANNVTNWVGTIWMTPIIGAYIADAHLGRYRTFMVASVIYLLGMILLTLAVSLPSLKPAKCGVGTADLNCDQKATNVQLGVFFLALYILAVGTGGTKPNISTIGADQFDEHEPRERRQKLSFFNWWMFSIFFGTLFANTVLVYIQDKIGWTVGYALPTVGLAVSIAIFTAGTPFYRHKPTSESSFAKMAGVIVAAVRKCRVPSPVDPRDLHEIDPEQYAKKKTSPLPYTPNFSVLSKAAVRTGGSTSRWSLSTVTQVEQTKQMLKMLPVLGITFVPSAMLAQINTLFVKQGTTLDRHVGAHGFEIPPASLQGFVTISMLVSVVLYDRLFVPFMRRLTGNPRGISLLQRMGVGLVFHIVIMAIASVTDRYRLNVAHENGVFDSKVGKTIPLSIFVLLPQFVLMGVADAFLEVAKIEFFYDQAPEGMKSLGTSYSMTSLGIGNFLSSLLLSTVAHITGRHGQGGWIQNNLNASRLDLYFAFFAVLNCANLVVFFAVCRMYVYNAEVTHVVDGGGEKQRKVAMQPSPAAGAPDVML from the exons ATGCAGCCGGCCTCAACAAGTTGCAGTGCCCTTCACACCCATCTCTCCCTCACTTCCTcccatacacacacacacacagcttcaAGCGCAGCTCGGAGAGGGCCGGCGTCCATGGCGGGAAAGCTGGAGGCCGGCGGCGGTGACGGCGAGTACACGCAGGACGGCACCACCGACCTCCACGGCAACCCCATCCTCCGGTCCGAGCGAGGAGGCTGGCGAGCCTGCTCCTTCGTCGTAG TGTACGAGGTGTTCGAGCGGATGGCCTACTACGGCATCTCGTCGAACCTGGTGCTGTACCTCACGAAGCAGCTGCACCAGGGCACGGTGCTGTCCGCCAACAACGTCACCAACTGGGTGGGCACCATCTGGATGACGCCCATCATCGGCGCCTACATCGCCGACGCGCACCTCGGCCGCTACCGCACCTTCATGGTCGCCTCCGTCATCTACCTCCTC GGAATGATCCTGCTGACCCTGGCCGTGTCGCTGCCGTCGCTGAAGCCGGCGAAATGCGGCGTTGGCACAGCCGACCTGAACTGTGACCAGAAGGCGACGAACGTGCAGCTGGGCGTCTTCTTCCTTGCCCTGTACATCCTCGCCGTCGGCACGGGCGGAACCAAGCCGAATATCTCTACCATCGGCGCCGACCAGTTCGACGAGCACGAGCCGCGCGAGCGCCGGCAGAAGCTCTCCTTCTTCAACTGGTGGATGTTCAGCATCTTCTTTGGCACGCTCTTCGCCAACACGGTCCTCGTCTACATCCAGGACAAGATCGGCTGGACAGTCGGCTACGCGCTCCCCACTGTCGGTCTCGccgtctccatcgccatcttcaccgccggcACGCCCTTTTACCGCCACAAGCCCACCTCCGAGAGCTCGTTCGCCAAGATGGCTGGGGTGATCGTCGCGGCCGTCCGCAAGTGCCGCGTCCCTTCGCCCGTGGACCCAAGAGACCTGCACGAGATCGACCCCGAGCAGTACGCCAAGAAGAAGACGTCCCCGTTGCCGTACACACCCAACTTTAG CGTGCTGAGCAAAGCGGCGGTGAGGACCGGCGGGAGCACGTCGCGGTGGTCGCTGAGCACGGTGACGCAGGTGGAGCAGACTAAGCAGATGCTCAAGATGCTGCCTGTGCTAGGCATCACGTTCGTGCCGAGCGCGATGCTGGCGCAGATCAACACGCTGTTCGTCAAGCAGGGCACGACGCTGGATCGGCACGTGGGCGCCCACGGCTTCGAGATCCCGCCGGCGAGCCTGCAGGGGTTCGTCACCATCTCCATGCTCGTCTCCGTCGTGCTCTACGACCGCCTCTTCGTGCCCTTCATGCGCCGGCTCACCGGGAACCCTCGGGGCATCTCGCTGCTCCAGCGGATGGGCGTCGGGCTCGTCTTCCACATCGTGATCATGGCCATCGCGTCGGTGACAGACCGGTACCGGCTGAACGTGGCGCACGAGAACGGCGTGTTCGACAGCAAGGTCGGCAAGACCATCCCGCTCTCCATCTTCGTGCTGCTCCCGCAGTTCGTGCTCATGGGCGTCGCCGACGCCTTCCTGGAGGTGGCCAAGATCGAGTTCTTCTACGATCAGGCGCCGGAGGGGATGAAGAGCCTCGGCACCTCCTACTCCATGACCAGCCTCGGCATCGGGAACTTCCTCAGCAGCCTCCTGCTGTCGACGGTGGCGCACATCACGGGGCGGCACGGGCAGGGAGGGTGGATCCAGAACAACCTTAACGCCTCGCGCCTGGACCTCTACTTCGCCTTCTTCGCGGTGCTCAACTGCGCCAACCTCGTCGTCTTCTTCGCCGTGTGCCGGATGTACGTGTATAATGCCGAGGTCACCCACGTCGTTGACGGGGGCGGGGAGAAGCAGAGGAAAGTGGCGATGCAGCCGTCTCCTGCTGCAGGCGCACCGGACGTTATGCTCTGA
- the LOC124647464 gene encoding protein NRT1/ PTR FAMILY 5.3-like: protein MQPASTSCSALHTHLSLTSSHTHTHTASSAARRGPASMAGKLEAGGGDGEYTQDGTTDLHGNPILRSERGGWRACSFVVVYEVFERMAYYGISSNLVLYLTKQLHQGTVLSANNVTNWVGTIWMTPIIGAYIADAHLGRYRTFMVASVIYLLVSFSSHLGAPPLLATSPPPPATGNRPSAVGNRPHDSGSRPSAVGNRPHDFGSRPSAAGNRPIRRCPPPAPSPPYIPARRRL from the exons ATGCAGCCGGCCTCAACAAGTTGCAGTGCCCTTCACACCCATCTCTCCCTCACTTCCTcccatacacacacacacacagcttcaAGCGCAGCTCGGAGAGGGCCGGCGTCCATGGCGGGAAAGCTGGAGGCCGGCGGCGGTGACGGCGAGTACACGCAGGACGGCACCACCGACCTCCACGGCAACCCCATCCTCCGGTCCGAGCGAGGAGGCTGGCGAGCCTGCTCCTTCGTCGTAG TGTACGAGGTGTTCGAGCGGATGGCCTACTACGGCATCTCGTCGAACCTGGTGCTGTACCTCACGAAGCAGCTGCACCAGGGCACGGTGCTGTCCGCCAACAACGTCACCAACTGGGTGGGCACCATCTGGATGACGCCCATCATCGGCGCCTACATCGCCGACGCGCACCTCGGCCGCTACCGCACCTTCATGGTCGCCTCCGTCATCTACCTCCTCGTAAGTTTCTCATCTCACCTCGGT GCTCCTCCATTGCTGGCaacctcccctccgccgccggccaccggaAACCGGCCCTCCGCCGTCGGCAACCGCCCCCACGACTCCGGCAGCCGCCCCTCCGCCGTCGGCAACCGCCCCCACGACTTCGGcagccgcccctccgccgccggcaaccGCCCGATTCGCCGCTGCCCTCCGCCCGCTCCGTCGCCGCCATATATCCCTGCCCGTCGGCGACTGTAG
- the LOC124705494 gene encoding zinc finger BED domain-containing protein RICESLEEPER 2-like isoform X2, protein MSTSQTAEQSQFREGADEVTQLNNRRSRKRSRVWDFFKELPDEGKAICVYCQTKLSYHQGIGVSHFKRHILSGCQEFPQDLDRNAIFPVSDPADGRGFVVDPAVTRDFMIKFWISANIAFRKIENGFFKKMMKSAHPSLNVHGRKTLKKDCIGVYDEEKKKIQNSLANSGSSVSFTTDMWTSVQELGYICLTAHYIDEDFNLHMHTISFKSVPYPHNAAAIHSTIMDCLHDWDLSNKAFAITLDNATSNTAAVNKLKAKLWMDKPFGGEDLHVRCAAHILNLVVQDGMDIIKGAIEPVRDVVKHVNSSGPRLQSFNLLPEMAGHKPKKGLHLDVPTRWNSTYTMLEEALRYKAALTSYADVQNIQGPTVEEWNLAKRVCNFLKNFADATKVFSMHKFPTSHRYLEEIWGIRGLLVDEKYTKDDFLKDLCKDMKAKFDKYWDQPNKVLLVASLLDPRYKLVLLRFCFTEAFGEEVSEERVANVRYWFAEYYEHYEHMAESSSRRTHINSSPEVGGSADMLPRLTGKRKLELGFALFKQQHRPNRRRRSEVDMYLEDALVPLREDDSFDVLKWWKRNVENYPVLARMARDFLAIPLSSVASESTFSTAGMIINKHRSSLNPETAEGLICSKDWLKEYLSEDDDDEDDD, encoded by the exons ATGTCAACCAGTCAAACTGCGGAGCAATCACAGTTTCGTGAAGGAGCGGATGAAGTGACTCAGCTCAACAATCGCAGAAGCAGGAAAAGATCAAGAGTTTGGGATTTTTTCAAAGAGCTACCTGATGAAGGAAAAGCTATCTGTGTTTATTGCCAAACCAAATTGTCGTATCATCAAGGGATTGGTGTGTCACACTTCAAGCGGCATATCTTGTCTGGATGCCAAGAGTTCCCACAGGATCTTGACCGAAATGCAATATTTCCTGTGAGTGACCCTGCAGATGGACGTGGTTTTGTGGTGGATCCAGCTGTTACAAGGGATTTCATGATCAAGTTCTGGATCAGTGCTAATATTGCTTTCAGAAAGATTGAAAATGGTTTTTTCAAGAAAATGATGAAGTCAGCACACCCAAGTTTGAATGTTCATGGTCGAAAAACTCTCAAAAAGGACTGCATTGGTGtgtatgatgaagagaagaagaagattcAGAACAGTTTGGCTAATTCTGGCTCTAGTGTTAGTTTCACAACTGACATGTGGACATCCGTCCAAGAACTTGGCTACATTTGCCTGACTGCTCATTATATCGATGAAGACTTCAATCTGCACATGCATACAATCAGCTTTAAAAGTGTTCCATATCCTCATAATGCTGCTGCAATCCATAGTACAATTATGGATTGTCTCCATGATTGGGACTTGTCCAACAAAGCTTTTGCTATTACTCTGGATAATGCCACGTCAAATACTGCCGCAGTGAATAAGTTAAAGGCCAAACTTTGGATGGACAAGCCATTTGGTGGTGAAGATCTGCATGTGAGATGCGcagcacatattttgaatttagtTGTCCAAGATGGTATGGATATTATCAAGGGAGCAATTGAACCTGTCagggatgttgttaaacatgtaaACTCATCCGGACCTCGCCTGCAAAGTTTCAATTTACTTCCAGAAATGGCTGGCCATAAGCCTAAGAAAGGATTGCATCTAGATGTTCCCACAAGATGGAACTCAACTTATACAATGCTTGAAGAAGCTCTGAGGTATAAGGCAGCCCTCACAAGCTATGCTGATGTTCAAAACATTCAAGGACCTACAGTTGAGGAATGGAATCTGGCTAAGAGGGTTTGCAACTTCCTAAAGAACTTTGCCGATGCAACAAAGGTGTTCTCCATGCATAAATTCCCAACATCACACAGATATTTAGAAGAGATTTGGGGAATTCGAGGATTACTTGTTGATGAAAAATATACAAAAGATGATTTCTTGAAGGATCTATGCAAAGATATGAAGGCCAAGTTTGATAAGTACTGGGATCAACCTAACAAAGTTCTTTTGGTTGCCTCCTTGTTGGATCCACGGTACAAACTAGTTCTACTGAGATTCTGCTTCACCGAAGCATTTGGAGAAGAGGTATCTGAGGAGAGAGTAGCCAATGTCCGTTACTGGTTTGCAGAATACTATGAGCATTATGAACACATGGCGGAAAGTTCTTCACGCAGAACCCACATTAATTCATCACCTGAGGTGGGAGGCTCAGCAGATATGCTCCCAAGGCTAACAGGAAAGCGCAAATTGGAGCTGGGATTTGCTTTGTTCAAACAGCAACATCGCCCTAATCGTCGTAGAAGATCAGAGGTTGATATGTATCTAGAAGATGCATTGGTTCCACTTAGGGAAGATGATTCTTTTGACGTCCTGAAGTGGTGGAAAAGAAATGTAGAGAATTATCCTGTACTAGCCAGGATGGCTCGGGACTTTCTGGCTATTCCTTTATCATCCGTGGCTTCCGAATCGACATTCAGTACCGCAGGCATGATAATTAATAAACATCGCAGTTCTCTAAACCCTGAAACAGCTGAAGGACTGATATGCTCCAAAGATTGGTTGAAAGAATACttgtccgaggacgacgacgatgaagatgatg ATTGA
- the LOC124705494 gene encoding zinc finger BED domain-containing protein RICESLEEPER 2-like isoform X1 → MSTSQTAEQSQFREGADEVTQLNNRRSRKRSRVWDFFKELPDEGKAICVYCQTKLSYHQGIGVSHFKRHILSGCQEFPQDLDRNAIFPVSDPADGRGFVVDPAVTRDFMIKFWISANIAFRKIENGFFKKMMKSAHPSLNVHGRKTLKKDCIGVYDEEKKKIQNSLANSGSSVSFTTDMWTSVQELGYICLTAHYIDEDFNLHMHTISFKSVPYPHNAAAIHSTIMDCLHDWDLSNKAFAITLDNATSNTAAVNKLKAKLWMDKPFGGEDLHVRCAAHILNLVVQDGMDIIKGAIEPVRDVVKHVNSSGPRLQSFNLLPEMAGHKPKKGLHLDVPTRWNSTYTMLEEALRYKAALTSYADVQNIQGPTVEEWNLAKRVCNFLKNFADATKVFSMHKFPTSHRYLEEIWGIRGLLVDEKYTKDDFLKDLCKDMKAKFDKYWDQPNKVLLVASLLDPRYKLVLLRFCFTEAFGEEVSEERVANVRYWFAEYYEHYEHMAESSSRRTHINSSPEVGGSADMLPRLTGKRKLELGFALFKQQHRPNRRRRSEVDMYLEDALVPLREDDSFDVLKWWKRNVENYPVLARMARDFLAIPLSSVASESTFSTAGMIINKHRSSLNPETAEGLICSKDWLKEYLSEDDDDEDDGKKQKLTISAFLN, encoded by the coding sequence ATGTCAACCAGTCAAACTGCGGAGCAATCACAGTTTCGTGAAGGAGCGGATGAAGTGACTCAGCTCAACAATCGCAGAAGCAGGAAAAGATCAAGAGTTTGGGATTTTTTCAAAGAGCTACCTGATGAAGGAAAAGCTATCTGTGTTTATTGCCAAACCAAATTGTCGTATCATCAAGGGATTGGTGTGTCACACTTCAAGCGGCATATCTTGTCTGGATGCCAAGAGTTCCCACAGGATCTTGACCGAAATGCAATATTTCCTGTGAGTGACCCTGCAGATGGACGTGGTTTTGTGGTGGATCCAGCTGTTACAAGGGATTTCATGATCAAGTTCTGGATCAGTGCTAATATTGCTTTCAGAAAGATTGAAAATGGTTTTTTCAAGAAAATGATGAAGTCAGCACACCCAAGTTTGAATGTTCATGGTCGAAAAACTCTCAAAAAGGACTGCATTGGTGtgtatgatgaagagaagaagaagattcAGAACAGTTTGGCTAATTCTGGCTCTAGTGTTAGTTTCACAACTGACATGTGGACATCCGTCCAAGAACTTGGCTACATTTGCCTGACTGCTCATTATATCGATGAAGACTTCAATCTGCACATGCATACAATCAGCTTTAAAAGTGTTCCATATCCTCATAATGCTGCTGCAATCCATAGTACAATTATGGATTGTCTCCATGATTGGGACTTGTCCAACAAAGCTTTTGCTATTACTCTGGATAATGCCACGTCAAATACTGCCGCAGTGAATAAGTTAAAGGCCAAACTTTGGATGGACAAGCCATTTGGTGGTGAAGATCTGCATGTGAGATGCGcagcacatattttgaatttagtTGTCCAAGATGGTATGGATATTATCAAGGGAGCAATTGAACCTGTCagggatgttgttaaacatgtaaACTCATCCGGACCTCGCCTGCAAAGTTTCAATTTACTTCCAGAAATGGCTGGCCATAAGCCTAAGAAAGGATTGCATCTAGATGTTCCCACAAGATGGAACTCAACTTATACAATGCTTGAAGAAGCTCTGAGGTATAAGGCAGCCCTCACAAGCTATGCTGATGTTCAAAACATTCAAGGACCTACAGTTGAGGAATGGAATCTGGCTAAGAGGGTTTGCAACTTCCTAAAGAACTTTGCCGATGCAACAAAGGTGTTCTCCATGCATAAATTCCCAACATCACACAGATATTTAGAAGAGATTTGGGGAATTCGAGGATTACTTGTTGATGAAAAATATACAAAAGATGATTTCTTGAAGGATCTATGCAAAGATATGAAGGCCAAGTTTGATAAGTACTGGGATCAACCTAACAAAGTTCTTTTGGTTGCCTCCTTGTTGGATCCACGGTACAAACTAGTTCTACTGAGATTCTGCTTCACCGAAGCATTTGGAGAAGAGGTATCTGAGGAGAGAGTAGCCAATGTCCGTTACTGGTTTGCAGAATACTATGAGCATTATGAACACATGGCGGAAAGTTCTTCACGCAGAACCCACATTAATTCATCACCTGAGGTGGGAGGCTCAGCAGATATGCTCCCAAGGCTAACAGGAAAGCGCAAATTGGAGCTGGGATTTGCTTTGTTCAAACAGCAACATCGCCCTAATCGTCGTAGAAGATCAGAGGTTGATATGTATCTAGAAGATGCATTGGTTCCACTTAGGGAAGATGATTCTTTTGACGTCCTGAAGTGGTGGAAAAGAAATGTAGAGAATTATCCTGTACTAGCCAGGATGGCTCGGGACTTTCTGGCTATTCCTTTATCATCCGTGGCTTCCGAATCGACATTCAGTACCGCAGGCATGATAATTAATAAACATCGCAGTTCTCTAAACCCTGAAACAGCTGAAGGACTGATATGCTCCAAAGATTGGTTGAAAGAATACttgtccgaggacgacgacgatgaagatgatggtaAAAAACAAAAACTGACTATATCGGCTTTCTTGAATTAA